A region of Faecalibacterium taiwanense DNA encodes the following proteins:
- the acpP gene encoding acyl carrier protein: protein MDTFEKIRALLAEQLDVDPAKITMDSDIMSDFEADSLDIVDMVMTLEDEFGIEVPDDAIESLRTVGDVVNFVDSHAQN from the coding sequence ATGGATACTTTTGAAAAAATCCGTGCATTGCTGGCGGAGCAGCTGGATGTTGACCCGGCAAAGATCACGATGGACAGTGACATCATGAGCGATTTTGAGGCCGACAGTCTGGATATCGTGGATATGGTGATGACGCTGGAGGATGAGTTTGGCATTGAGGTGCCGGACGATGCCATCGAGTCCCTGCGCACCGTGGGCGATGTGGTAAACTTTGTGGACAGCCACGCGCAGAACTGA
- the dapF gene encoding diaminopimelate epimerase: protein MKLSFTKMQGCANDYIYLDCRKSGVPENIAALSEKLSRRHFSIGADGIICICAAQTAGADGMMRIFNADGSEGRMCGNGIRCVAEWLYTHGIAKATLAIDTLSGLKTVTHKGAGLWQVEMGAYSAMPASLPAVNMGEEPLVDKELTVDGKTWHVTCISVGNPHCVTVVEDVDSLKLEEIGPAFEHHANFPERINTEFVQVVDPTHLKMRVWERGSGETWACGTGTCATVAALTELGICPAGEDIHVQLRGGVLTIRVLPGRQLLMTGAAETVCEGTTEV, encoded by the coding sequence ATGAAGCTTTCATTTACCAAAATGCAGGGCTGCGCCAACGATTATATCTATCTGGACTGCCGCAAAAGCGGTGTGCCGGAGAACATTGCAGCCCTTTCCGAAAAATTGTCCCGGCGGCATTTTTCCATTGGTGCAGACGGCATCATCTGCATCTGCGCTGCGCAGACGGCGGGTGCGGACGGCATGATGCGCATCTTCAACGCAGACGGCAGCGAGGGCAGAATGTGTGGCAACGGCATCCGCTGCGTGGCTGAATGGCTGTACACCCACGGCATTGCCAAAGCGACCCTTGCCATTGATACCCTCAGCGGCCTGAAGACCGTCACCCACAAGGGTGCGGGCCTGTGGCAGGTGGAGATGGGCGCTTACAGTGCCATGCCTGCCAGCCTGCCTGCTGTGAACATGGGCGAGGAACCGCTTGTGGACAAAGAACTGACTGTGGACGGCAAAACGTGGCATGTGACCTGCATCAGTGTGGGCAACCCCCACTGTGTGACCGTGGTGGAGGATGTGGACAGCCTGAAGCTGGAAGAGATCGGCCCGGCCTTTGAGCACCACGCAAACTTCCCGGAGCGCATCAACACCGAGTTCGTGCAGGTGGTGGATCCCACCCACCTGAAGATGCGGGTGTGGGAGCGCGGCAGCGGCGAGACATGGGCCTGCGGCACCGGCACCTGTGCCACCGTGGCGGCCCTGACCGAGCTTGGCATCTGCCCGGCAGGCGAGGACATCCATGTGCAGCTGCGCGGCGGTGTGCTGACCATCCGGGTGTTGCCCGGCAGACAGCTGCTGATGACCGGCGCCGCCGAGACCGTGTGCGAGGGCACGACAGAAGTGTAA
- a CDS encoding LL-diaminopimelate aminotransferase has product MKMNKHYNELKASYLFVDIAHKVAAYQEAHPEKEIIRLGIGDVTQPLAKCVVKAMHDAADEMGTKEGFHGYGPEQGYPFLKQAIQGYYAGRGTQLAEDEIFISDGAKSDLANVLGLFDVDNTVLVPDPVYPTYVDDNVTDGRKIIYSRTSQENGFLGMPDENVKADIIYICSPNNPTGAAYTRDQLKAWVDYAKKNDAIILYDAAYECFISDENLARSIFEIEGARECAIEICSFSKIAGFTGTRCGYTVVPKELEREGMNINKLWLRRQTTKFNGVPYVVQRAAAAVFTESGMAEIQQNLDYYRKNAKVIADALDECGVWYCGGKNSPYIWLRCPGNMKSWEFFDWLLENCGVVGTPGVGFGECGEGYFRLTAFGDAEKTKMAAERIKTAIKAL; this is encoded by the coding sequence ATGAAGATGAACAAGCATTACAACGAGCTGAAGGCAAGCTATCTGTTTGTGGACATTGCCCACAAGGTGGCCGCTTATCAGGAGGCACACCCGGAGAAGGAGATCATCCGTCTGGGCATTGGCGATGTGACCCAGCCGCTGGCAAAGTGTGTGGTCAAGGCCATGCACGATGCAGCCGATGAGATGGGCACCAAGGAAGGCTTCCACGGCTATGGCCCGGAGCAGGGCTACCCCTTCCTCAAGCAGGCCATTCAGGGCTACTACGCAGGCCGCGGCACCCAGCTGGCAGAGGATGAAATTTTCATCTCTGATGGTGCAAAGAGCGATCTGGCCAACGTACTGGGCCTGTTCGATGTGGACAACACCGTGCTGGTGCCGGACCCCGTTTATCCCACCTACGTGGACGATAACGTGACCGATGGCCGCAAGATCATCTACAGCCGCACCAGTCAGGAGAACGGCTTCCTGGGAATGCCGGATGAGAATGTGAAGGCTGACATCATCTATATCTGCAGCCCCAATAACCCCACCGGTGCCGCCTACACCCGCGACCAGCTCAAGGCATGGGTGGACTACGCCAAGAAGAACGATGCCATCATCCTGTACGATGCTGCATACGAGTGCTTCATCTCCGACGAGAACCTCGCCCGCAGCATCTTCGAGATCGAGGGTGCACGCGAGTGTGCCATTGAAATCTGCTCCTTCTCCAAGATCGCAGGCTTCACCGGCACCCGCTGCGGCTACACTGTGGTGCCCAAGGAGCTGGAGCGCGAGGGAATGAACATCAATAAGCTGTGGCTGCGCCGCCAGACCACCAAGTTCAACGGTGTGCCTTACGTGGTGCAGCGCGCCGCCGCTGCGGTGTTCACCGAGAGCGGCATGGCCGAAATCCAGCAGAATTTGGACTACTACCGCAAGAATGCCAAGGTCATCGCGGACGCTCTGGACGAGTGCGGCGTGTGGTACTGCGGCGGCAAGAACAGCCCCTACATCTGGCTGCGCTGCCCCGGTAACATGAAGAGCTGGGAGTTCTTCGACTGGCTGCTGGAAAACTGCGGCGTGGTCGGTACCCCGGGCGTGGGCTTCGGCGAGTGCGGCGAGGGCTACTTCCGCCTGACCGCTTTCGGTGACGCCGAAAAGACCAAGATGGCCGCCGAGCGCATTAAGACCGCCATCAAGGCACTGTAA
- a CDS encoding GntR family transcriptional regulator — MELFINNKSGAPIYDQIYNQIKQQIISGALQPDEAMPSIRGLARDLRISVITTKRAYDELEKEGFLYAVPAKGFFVAPKNTELLREENLKKIEAHLTEAVKLSASCGLSREELREMLELLWEG; from the coding sequence ATGGAACTGTTTATCAACAACAAAAGCGGCGCGCCTATCTATGACCAGATCTACAACCAGATCAAGCAGCAGATCATCAGCGGGGCTTTGCAGCCGGACGAGGCCATGCCCTCCATCCGGGGGCTGGCACGGGATCTGCGCATCAGCGTCATTACCACCAAGCGCGCCTACGATGAACTGGAAAAAGAGGGCTTCCTTTACGCAGTACCGGCAAAGGGCTTTTTTGTAGCCCCTAAAAACACCGAGCTGCTGCGGGAAGAGAACCTGAAAAAAATTGAAGCGCACCTTACCGAAGCTGTGAAGCTGTCCGCATCCTGCGGGCTGAGCAGGGAAGAGCTGCGGGAGATGCTGGAACTGCTGTGGGAGGGCTGA